The following are from one region of the Halolamina litorea genome:
- the pheA gene encoding prephenate dehydratase, whose amino-acid sequence MQVVTLGPAGTYSHRAASSIAADGPVVFRESVTEIVAAVADGEFERGVVPVENSIEGSVDESLDALADREVSVVQEIVSPIRHALLAQGPEFEVVASHPQALAQCREYLTEHYPDVAQEAVASTARGVERAREDPSVAAIGHPANANDDGDTLQRIAENIQDRDSNATRFLVVAPESERSTAGGKTSLVVYPGANYPGLLLELLEAFATRDINLSRVESRPSGRRLGDYCFHFDIEAGLYEARTEEALSEIEAVCADGWVRRLGSYDTRHVVE is encoded by the coding sequence ATGCAGGTCGTCACGCTCGGGCCAGCCGGGACCTACTCGCACCGTGCCGCGAGTTCGATTGCCGCCGACGGCCCGGTGGTGTTCCGGGAGTCGGTGACGGAGATCGTCGCGGCCGTCGCCGACGGGGAGTTCGAGCGGGGCGTCGTCCCCGTCGAGAACAGCATCGAGGGCTCGGTCGACGAGAGCCTCGACGCGCTGGCGGACCGCGAGGTCAGCGTCGTGCAGGAGATCGTCTCGCCGATCCGGCACGCGCTGCTGGCACAGGGCCCGGAGTTCGAGGTCGTCGCCTCCCACCCGCAGGCGCTGGCACAGTGCCGTGAGTACCTGACCGAACACTATCCCGACGTGGCCCAGGAGGCCGTGGCGTCGACGGCCCGCGGGGTCGAACGCGCCCGCGAGGATCCCTCGGTGGCGGCGATCGGGCACCCGGCCAACGCCAACGACGACGGCGACACGCTCCAGCGCATCGCCGAGAACATTCAGGACCGGGACTCGAACGCCACGCGCTTCCTCGTCGTCGCCCCCGAGAGCGAGCGCTCGACGGCGGGCGGGAAGACCAGTCTCGTCGTCTATCCCGGCGCGAACTACCCCGGCCTCCTGCTCGAACTGCTGGAGGCCTTTGCCACCCGGGACATCAACCTCTCGCGGGTGGAGTCCCGCCCGAGCGGTCGCCGACTCGGGGACTACTGCTTCCACTTCGACATCGAGGCCGGCCTCTACGAGGCCCGGACCGAGGAGGCCCTGAGCGAGATCGAAGCCGTCTGTGCCGACGGCTGGGTCCGACGGCTCGGCTCCTACGACACCCGCCACGTCGTCGAGTGA
- a CDS encoding universal stress protein, producing the protein MYDRILVPTDGGEHATAALEHALELASVHDATVHVCYVVDTSTNPLVVSKDEVRDALRQVGEDAAARAFADAEERAAAHGVELLTDLHEGTPGDEIIAEAEAVAADLVVMGTHAREGVSRRLLGSVAEEVVENCPVPVLTVHAEDA; encoded by the coding sequence ATGTACGACCGAATCCTCGTCCCGACCGACGGCGGCGAGCACGCGACCGCCGCGCTCGAACACGCACTCGAACTGGCGTCGGTCCACGACGCCACCGTCCACGTCTGCTACGTCGTAGACACGTCCACGAACCCGCTCGTCGTCTCGAAGGACGAGGTCCGGGACGCGCTCCGGCAGGTCGGTGAGGACGCCGCGGCCCGCGCGTTCGCCGACGCCGAGGAGCGCGCCGCGGCCCACGGCGTCGAACTCCTGACGGACCTCCACGAGGGAACTCCCGGCGACGAGATCATCGCCGAGGCCGAGGCCGTGGCGGCCGACCTCGTCGTGATGGGAACCCACGCACGCGAGGGTGTCTCCCGCCGGCTACTGGGGAGCGTCGCCGAGGAAGTCGTCGAGAACTGTCCGGTGCCCGTCCTGACGGTTCACGCCGAGGACGCGTAG
- a CDS encoding TOBE domain-containing protein, with the protein MDAGFDATLRADGVAFSQRDAELLRTVDDAGSLNAAAEELGRSYSRAHDRLTELEGAFGSLVERRRGGSGGGGSTLTDRAHELLAAFDRLRTGYSAIAETGETVLEGVVVGRDGELGTVETAAGTVRALVPGDAETVEVVLRTDAVTLHDPADAPAGSETSARNRFSGEVVDIDRGESVCLVSVAVGAEEPLSALVTEESRERLGLEPGREVVASFKATATRATPR; encoded by the coding sequence ATGGACGCAGGGTTCGACGCGACGCTTCGGGCCGACGGGGTGGCGTTCAGTCAGCGCGACGCCGAGTTGCTCCGGACCGTCGACGACGCGGGGTCGCTCAACGCCGCCGCCGAGGAGTTGGGCCGGTCCTACTCCCGGGCCCACGACCGACTCACCGAACTTGAGGGTGCGTTCGGCTCGCTCGTCGAGCGTCGCCGGGGTGGCAGCGGCGGCGGCGGCAGCACGCTGACCGACCGCGCTCACGAGCTGTTGGCGGCGTTCGACCGCCTGCGGACGGGCTACAGCGCCATCGCCGAGACCGGTGAAACGGTGCTCGAGGGCGTCGTCGTCGGCCGCGACGGTGAACTCGGAACCGTCGAAACTGCCGCCGGCACCGTCCGGGCGCTCGTCCCGGGCGACGCAGAAACCGTCGAGGTGGTGCTCCGCACCGACGCCGTGACGCTCCACGACCCCGCGGACGCGCCGGCGGGCAGCGAGACCAGCGCACGGAACCGGTTCTCGGGCGAGGTCGTCGATATCGACCGCGGCGAATCGGTCTGTCTGGTCTCGGTCGCGGTCGGCGCCGAGGAGCCGCTCTCGGCGCTGGTGACCGAGGAGAGCCGGGAACGGCTCGGCCTCGAACCCGGCCGCGAGGTGGTGGCGTCGTTCAAGGCGACGGCGACACGCGCGACACCACGGTAA
- a CDS encoding SIMPL domain-containing protein — MSSRAILTVGIAAVVLLSSSVVVATIAGPAAGEPNPQTQMNAQEQPTDPLSSGTIEVTASAERTASPDAATIRLAVIARAESADAAREGVAENASRMRAALREAGVDDDAVRTTYYDLGEEYERTENGSRVAGYRAAQGFAVEVVADDLGNRTGAILDAAVGNGATRVDGVQFTLSEETRRDLRQEALGAAMANADRDASTLADAANRTIAGVYSVSTMDADVRPVRADVQFEAATEGTSFEPGPVTVSATVSVTYRLD, encoded by the coding sequence ATGTCCAGCCGAGCGATCCTTACCGTCGGAATCGCCGCGGTCGTCCTCCTCAGCAGCAGCGTCGTCGTCGCCACCATCGCCGGCCCGGCGGCGGGTGAACCGAACCCACAGACACAGATGAACGCCCAGGAACAGCCCACCGACCCGCTGTCGAGCGGCACCATCGAGGTCACGGCGAGCGCCGAGCGCACGGCGTCGCCCGACGCCGCCACGATCAGACTGGCCGTGATTGCCCGGGCTGAGTCCGCCGACGCCGCCCGGGAGGGCGTCGCGGAGAACGCCTCCCGGATGCGGGCGGCGCTCCGTGAGGCCGGCGTCGATGACGACGCCGTCCGGACCACCTACTACGACCTCGGGGAGGAGTACGAGCGGACCGAGAACGGCTCCCGGGTCGCCGGCTACCGGGCCGCACAGGGCTTCGCCGTCGAGGTCGTCGCCGACGACCTCGGCAACCGGACCGGGGCGATCCTCGACGCCGCGGTGGGCAACGGCGCTACCCGCGTCGACGGCGTCCAGTTCACGCTGAGCGAGGAGACCAGACGCGACCTCAGACAGGAGGCGCTCGGGGCCGCGATGGCCAACGCCGACCGGGACGCGAGCACGCTCGCCGACGCGGCCAACCGTACGATCGCGGGGGTCTACTCCGTCTCGACGATGGATGCCGACGTACGGCCGGTTCGGGCGGACGTTCAGTTCGAGGCCGCCACGGAGGGGACCAGCTTCGAGCCCGGCCCCGTCACCGTCTCGGCGACCGTTTCGGTGACCTACCGACTCGACTGA
- a CDS encoding SLC13 family permease, whose product MAPITPGTLLVFGLIVAALVLFITEWLPNDITAIGVLVSLVVFEPWTGIGATEALSGFSSPATLTIVAMYMLSEGVQRTGIVSRAGGYLERLTGGDERRILGATVGSTGLAAGVINNTPVVAVLIPMITGLADRNGISPSKLLLPLSYAAMLGGTLTLVGTATNVLASDLAAELLGAPLSMFEFTKLGVVVLMVGTAYLLTVGRWLTPARVDPASDLTEAFDLEDHLARLRVREDSPLVGMTVREATAMVDVATEGDGFHFLQLTRNGEAYLAPRSDQRIEADDVLTVQASRQTVNRVGEGFDLRQLSREEVTEADLSETAHPGALAEVVLPAESRLVGRTVAETELPERFETTVLAVRRSDGVLREGLSEVTLGAGDTLLLQTTSAAVAHLGERGDVVLTQFPDELRPPEEEPEPLDPKTPLALGILIAVIGVAALDLLPVVIAALAGVVVMVATDCLRPSEAYGAVSWNVIFLLAGVIPLGLAMQRTGGDQLLAGLLVASASALPLLVVLGLVYLLTGVLANLITPPASVVLMIPVAVDAAARVGANELTFLLGVMFAGSSAFTTPIGYQTNLMVYGPGGYTFGDYVRVGAPLQLLLAVVTTLGLAFFWGVR is encoded by the coding sequence ATGGCGCCGATCACCCCCGGAACGCTGCTCGTGTTCGGGCTCATCGTCGCCGCCCTGGTCCTCTTTATCACCGAGTGGCTGCCCAACGACATCACCGCCATCGGCGTACTGGTGTCGTTGGTGGTGTTCGAACCCTGGACCGGCATCGGCGCCACCGAGGCGCTCTCCGGGTTCTCGAGTCCGGCGACGCTCACCATCGTCGCCATGTACATGCTCAGCGAGGGCGTCCAGCGGACGGGAATCGTCAGCCGTGCCGGCGGCTACCTCGAACGGCTGACCGGCGGCGACGAACGGCGTATCCTCGGGGCGACGGTTGGCTCGACCGGCCTCGCCGCAGGGGTCATCAACAACACGCCGGTCGTCGCCGTGCTGATCCCGATGATCACCGGGCTGGCCGACCGGAACGGCATCTCGCCCTCGAAGCTCCTCCTGCCGCTCTCCTACGCCGCCATGCTCGGCGGCACCCTCACGCTCGTTGGGACGGCGACGAACGTCCTCGCCAGCGACCTCGCCGCCGAACTCCTCGGGGCGCCCCTGTCGATGTTCGAGTTCACGAAACTCGGCGTCGTCGTGTTGATGGTCGGCACGGCCTACCTCCTCACGGTCGGCCGGTGGCTCACCCCGGCGCGGGTCGACCCCGCCTCTGACCTGACCGAGGCGTTCGACTTGGAGGACCACCTCGCCCGCCTTCGGGTTCGGGAGGACTCCCCGCTCGTGGGGATGACCGTCCGGGAGGCGACGGCGATGGTCGACGTGGCCACCGAGGGCGACGGGTTCCACTTCCTCCAACTGACCCGCAACGGCGAGGCGTACCTCGCCCCGCGGAGCGACCAGCGCATCGAGGCCGACGACGTGCTGACGGTCCAGGCCAGCCGACAGACCGTCAACCGCGTCGGCGAGGGGTTCGACCTCCGACAACTGAGCCGTGAGGAGGTCACCGAAGCCGACCTGAGCGAGACTGCCCACCCCGGCGCGCTGGCGGAGGTGGTGCTCCCCGCGGAGTCCCGGCTGGTCGGCCGGACCGTCGCCGAGACGGAACTCCCCGAGCGCTTCGAGACGACGGTGCTGGCGGTGCGGCGTAGCGACGGCGTGCTCCGGGAGGGGCTGAGCGAGGTGACCCTGGGGGCCGGCGACACGCTACTGCTCCAGACCACCTCCGCGGCGGTCGCACACCTCGGCGAGCGCGGCGACGTGGTGCTCACGCAGTTCCCCGACGAACTGCGGCCCCCCGAGGAGGAACCGGAGCCACTCGACCCGAAGACGCCGCTCGCGCTCGGCATCCTGATCGCCGTCATCGGCGTCGCGGCGCTCGACCTGCTCCCCGTCGTCATCGCGGCGCTGGCCGGGGTGGTGGTGATGGTGGCGACCGACTGTCTGCGGCCGAGCGAGGCCTACGGCGCCGTGAGTTGGAACGTCATCTTCCTGCTCGCGGGGGTGATCCCGCTGGGGCTGGCGATGCAGCGCACCGGCGGCGACCAACTGCTCGCGGGGCTGTTGGTCGCGAGCGCGAGCGCCCTCCCGCTGCTGGTCGTGCTCGGACTGGTGTACCTCCTGACGGGGGTGCTCGCCAACCTCATCACGCCGCCGGCGAGCGTGGTGTTGATGATCCCCGTCGCCGTCGACGCCGCCGCCCGCGTCGGCGCCAACGAACTGACGTTCCTGCTCGGTGTGATGTTCGCGGGCTCCAGCGCGTTCACGACGCCGATCGGCTACCAGACGAACCTCATGGTGTACGGCCCCGGCGGCTACACGTTCGGCGACTACGTCCGGGTGGGTGCGCCGCTGCAGTTGCTGCTGGCGGTGGTGACGACGCTCGGGCTGGCGTTCTTCTGGGGCGTGCGCTGA
- a CDS encoding Hsp20/alpha crystallin family protein codes for MTDRRDPFKEIEELFEQLNDGFADMSREFGEEFGDDLAANVGGRAIHVDVADAGDEIVVVADVPGFDVEDIDVSVTDRQLSIAAEHSETTEDEETEYYRRERSQRAVSRTVPLPTDVEEREANASYENGVLTVTLPKADEDGGIDIEVS; via the coding sequence ATGACTGATCGACGAGACCCGTTCAAGGAGATCGAGGAGCTGTTCGAACAGCTGAACGACGGCTTCGCGGACATGAGCCGGGAGTTCGGTGAGGAGTTCGGCGACGACCTCGCCGCGAACGTCGGCGGCCGAGCGATCCACGTCGACGTGGCCGACGCCGGCGACGAGATCGTCGTCGTCGCCGACGTGCCCGGCTTCGACGTCGAGGACATCGATGTCTCTGTCACCGACCGCCAACTCAGTATCGCGGCCGAGCACAGCGAGACGACCGAGGACGAGGAGACGGAGTACTACCGCCGCGAGCGCAGCCAGCGGGCGGTCAGTCGGACCGTCCCACTCCCCACCGACGTGGAGGAGCGCGAGGCAAACGCGAGCTACGAGAACGGCGTCCTCACGGTCACGCTCCCGAAGGCCGACGAGGACGGCGGCATCGATATCGAAGTCAGCTAA
- a CDS encoding Hsp20/alpha crystallin family protein, translating to MRTDTFDDIDRLFDRMQRVAGFEQSGGWHGDGSMRVDLSEHDDDLVVVADLPGFDREEIDLSVDDDRLVIGASHDEMADDEGESYLRRERRSSAIRRTIALPTTVDAEAAHASYTNGVLTVTLPKKMADDGHRIDID from the coding sequence ATGCGTACTGACACCTTCGACGACATCGACCGCCTCTTCGACCGAATGCAGCGCGTCGCCGGCTTCGAGCAGTCCGGGGGCTGGCACGGGGACGGGTCGATGCGGGTGGATCTCTCGGAGCACGACGACGACCTCGTGGTCGTCGCCGACCTCCCCGGGTTCGACCGTGAGGAGATCGACCTCTCCGTCGACGACGACCGCCTGGTCATCGGCGCCAGCCACGACGAGATGGCCGACGACGAGGGCGAGAGCTACCTCCGGCGGGAGCGCCGGTCCAGCGCCATCCGGCGCACCATCGCCCTCCCCACGACCGTCGACGCCGAGGCGGCGCACGCCAGCTACACCAACGGTGTGCTGACGGTCACGCTGCCCAAGAAGATGGCCGACGACGGCCACCGGATCGACATCGACTGA
- a CDS encoding putative manganese transporter — translation MIPLQLPAGTFGPVVQEALNILIGSWREGFVQVSGFVGATILLFSLVQYRFDGKLTQLLEEHERAQPLVGGLLGLTPGCGGAIIAMPLYIRGTVSFGTVVAALGATAGDSAFIILALAPEAAVYAYGLAFVASVAFGYSIDLWGLGVGRVDSAVARLSRPMTDGGFSTTSVAKGGPSVPEYESPDGHDHSHDHGGSRLPSYLPESALMERVSHGIHVLWWVMLTGALIAGIMYLSQGASIGLDEAEPIWEVALTYDGLFTVAGLLGTTLSFYLYFVGRHYIGDGDAGRVRDGFASLYKTFQHTAMETSMVTVWVIAGYLVYEYGMAIFALDIQALAQSAGVMTPVLGALFGLIPGCAAHIVFAQLYAVEQAFPFSALAANAISQDGDALFPLMAIDLKAAIVASIYTTIPAILVGVGLHYFWPYTQYGFGVLG, via the coding sequence GTGATACCGCTCCAGCTCCCGGCGGGGACGTTCGGCCCGGTCGTCCAGGAGGCGCTTAACATCCTGATCGGTTCCTGGCGCGAGGGGTTCGTACAGGTCTCGGGGTTCGTCGGCGCGACCATCCTGCTGTTCAGTCTGGTCCAGTACCGCTTCGACGGGAAGCTCACGCAGTTGCTCGAGGAACACGAACGCGCCCAGCCGCTGGTCGGCGGGCTGCTCGGGCTGACGCCGGGCTGTGGCGGCGCCATCATCGCGATGCCGCTGTACATCCGTGGCACCGTCAGCTTCGGCACCGTCGTCGCCGCGCTCGGGGCGACCGCGGGCGACTCCGCGTTCATCATTCTCGCGCTGGCGCCGGAGGCCGCGGTCTACGCCTACGGCCTCGCGTTCGTCGCCTCGGTGGCGTTCGGCTACTCGATCGACCTCTGGGGCCTCGGCGTCGGCCGCGTCGACAGCGCCGTCGCCCGGCTCAGCCGGCCGATGACCGACGGCGGCTTCAGTACGACCAGCGTCGCGAAAGGCGGTCCGAGCGTCCCCGAGTACGAGAGCCCGGACGGCCACGACCACAGCCACGACCACGGCGGCAGCAGGCTGCCGAGCTACCTGCCGGAATCGGCACTGATGGAGCGCGTCAGCCACGGGATCCACGTCCTCTGGTGGGTGATGCTGACGGGTGCGCTGATCGCCGGGATCATGTACCTCTCGCAGGGTGCGTCGATCGGCTTGGACGAAGCCGAGCCGATCTGGGAGGTCGCGCTCACCTACGACGGGCTGTTCACCGTCGCCGGCCTGCTTGGCACCACGCTGTCGTTCTACCTCTACTTCGTGGGGCGACACTACATCGGCGACGGCGACGCCGGCCGGGTTCGGGACGGCTTCGCGAGCCTCTACAAGACGTTCCAGCACACCGCGATGGAGACCTCGATGGTCACCGTCTGGGTCATCGCCGGCTACCTGGTCTACGAGTACGGGATGGCGATCTTCGCCCTCGACATTCAGGCGCTCGCCCAGTCGGCGGGCGTGATGACGCCGGTGCTCGGCGCCCTGTTCGGGCTGATCCCCGGCTGTGCGGCCCACATCGTCTTCGCCCAACTCTACGCGGTCGAGCAGGCGTTCCCGTTCTCCGCGTTAGCGGCGAACGCGATCAGCCAGGACGGCGACGCGCTGTTCCCGCTGATGGCCATCGACCTCAAGGCGGCCATCGTCGCCAGCATCTACACGACGATCCCCGCGATCCTCGTCGGCGTCGGCCTGCACTACTTCTGGCCGTACACGCAGTACGGCTTCGGGGTGTTGGGCTGA
- the leuS gene encoding leucine--tRNA ligase: MDYDPQEIEERWRQRWRESGRYEADPVPEEEGEDATFVTVPYPYPSGGMHIGHARTYTVPDAYARYRRQQGDNVLFPMAWHVTGTPIIGAVERLKKGEEEQLSVLQDTYNVPDEDLSDLETPMGFAEYFIEEHYKKGMQSLGLSVDWRREFTTNDERYSQFISWQYQTLKERGLVEKGLHPVNYCTEEEQPVTTHDLLEGEDAEFQEYTLVRFRGDSPDDGEAVFPMATLRPETVRGVTNAYVNPEATYVRASVDGETWVISADAAEKFDLQDREVEIEAEFAGSDIVGTSVENPITGEDVLVLPAGFVDADNATGVVMSVPAHSPDDYVALGELKERADDLTEYGIDPDAVRAIEPIPILSVEGYGEVPARDAVDSRGITSSDDPELEEATNDLYNAEFHSGVMNDEYGEFAGEVVEDVRERFREAHAGDAFDTMQEFSEEVVCRCGGDVEVAYQDTWFLRYNDEDWMAKTRKAIANLDAIPENTRGEYEHTVGWLNEWPCIRNYGLGTRLPWDTDFVIEPLSDSTLYMSYYTVAPHIQDVPVEDLDKEFFDAMFYGAEAVDDADERALELGEEWDYWYPVDYRFSGNDLITNHLTFYLYHHAEFFPEPKWPQGIVVMGMGLLEGQKMSSSKGHVVLPGEAISEFGADTVRFFLLNASEPWQDYDWREDAVESTHNQLRRFYNRSQELIEGPAGDEEATNDVDRWLLSKLQSTIETATEAMEGSETRTATQAAFYGFDEHLKWYRRRADLDRPGARWTLRHVLETRLRLLAPFTPFLANELHEELTGTAAEDAPWPEVDEGLQAPDLELQEARVQTLVDDINEVADVTDTDPEVVRIYAAADWKRQVFDAVREVGADVGAVMSEVMSDPDLRERGNEVNQIAQDAVEFARDYDEEELADLLAMDERAAYENAAPFLGREFGAEVEVYAEDDEDVVDPADRAGNAIPFRPAIHLE, encoded by the coding sequence ATGGACTACGACCCGCAGGAGATCGAGGAGCGCTGGCGGCAGCGCTGGCGGGAGAGCGGCCGCTACGAGGCCGATCCCGTGCCGGAGGAAGAGGGTGAGGACGCCACCTTCGTCACCGTCCCCTACCCCTACCCCAGCGGTGGGATGCACATCGGCCACGCCCGCACGTACACGGTGCCGGACGCCTACGCGCGCTACCGACGCCAGCAGGGCGACAACGTCCTGTTCCCGATGGCGTGGCACGTCACTGGCACGCCGATCATCGGCGCCGTCGAGCGCCTGAAGAAGGGCGAGGAGGAACAGCTCTCGGTGCTGCAGGACACCTACAACGTCCCCGACGAGGACCTGAGCGACCTCGAGACGCCGATGGGGTTTGCGGAGTACTTCATCGAGGAACACTACAAGAAGGGGATGCAGTCGCTGGGGCTCTCCGTCGACTGGCGCCGGGAGTTCACCACGAACGACGAGCGCTACTCGCAGTTCATCAGCTGGCAGTACCAGACGCTCAAGGAGCGGGGGCTGGTCGAGAAGGGGCTCCACCCGGTTAACTACTGCACCGAGGAGGAACAGCCAGTCACCACCCACGACCTGCTGGAGGGTGAGGACGCCGAGTTCCAGGAGTACACGCTGGTCCGCTTCCGCGGTGACAGCCCCGACGACGGCGAGGCCGTGTTCCCGATGGCCACCCTCCGCCCCGAGACGGTTCGGGGCGTGACAAACGCCTACGTCAATCCCGAGGCGACGTACGTCCGCGCGAGCGTCGACGGCGAGACGTGGGTCATCTCGGCCGACGCCGCCGAGAAGTTCGACCTGCAGGACCGCGAGGTCGAGATCGAGGCCGAGTTCGCCGGCAGCGATATCGTCGGCACGAGCGTCGAGAACCCCATCACGGGCGAGGACGTGCTGGTCCTGCCCGCCGGCTTCGTCGACGCCGACAACGCCACGGGCGTCGTGATGTCCGTCCCGGCGCACTCGCCGGACGACTACGTCGCGCTGGGGGAACTCAAAGAGCGCGCCGACGACCTGACGGAGTACGGGATCGACCCCGACGCCGTCCGGGCCATCGAGCCGATCCCGATCCTCTCCGTCGAGGGCTACGGCGAGGTGCCGGCCCGCGACGCCGTCGACTCCCGCGGGATCACGTCGAGCGACGACCCCGAACTGGAGGAGGCGACGAACGACCTCTACAACGCCGAGTTCCACTCCGGCGTGATGAACGACGAGTACGGCGAGTTCGCCGGCGAAGTCGTCGAGGACGTGCGCGAGCGCTTCCGCGAGGCCCACGCCGGCGACGCCTTCGACACGATGCAGGAGTTCTCCGAGGAGGTCGTCTGTCGCTGTGGCGGCGACGTGGAGGTGGCCTATCAGGACACCTGGTTCCTGCGCTACAACGACGAGGACTGGATGGCCAAGACCCGGAAGGCCATCGCCAACCTCGACGCCATCCCCGAGAACACCCGCGGCGAGTACGAACACACCGTCGGCTGGCTGAACGAGTGGCCCTGCATCCGGAACTACGGACTGGGCACGCGCCTGCCGTGGGACACGGACTTCGTCATCGAGCCGCTGTCGGACTCGACGCTGTACATGTCCTACTACACGGTCGCCCCGCACATTCAGGACGTGCCCGTCGAGGACCTGGACAAGGAGTTCTTCGACGCGATGTTCTACGGCGCCGAGGCCGTCGACGACGCCGACGAGCGCGCGCTGGAACTGGGTGAGGAGTGGGACTACTGGTACCCCGTCGACTACCGGTTCTCGGGCAACGACCTGATCACGAACCACTTGACGTTCTACCTCTACCACCACGCCGAGTTCTTCCCCGAGCCGAAGTGGCCACAGGGCATCGTCGTCATGGGGATGGGCCTGCTGGAGGGCCAGAAGATGTCCTCCTCGAAGGGCCACGTCGTGCTGCCCGGTGAAGCCATCTCCGAGTTCGGCGCCGACACGGTGCGGTTCTTCCTGCTGAACGCCTCCGAGCCGTGGCAGGACTACGACTGGCGCGAGGACGCCGTCGAGAGCACGCACAACCAACTGCGGCGGTTCTACAACCGCAGCCAGGAGCTGATCGAGGGGCCCGCCGGCGACGAGGAGGCCACGAACGACGTGGACCGCTGGCTGCTCTCGAAGCTCCAGTCAACCATCGAGACGGCGACCGAGGCGATGGAGGGCTCGGAGACCCGGACCGCCACGCAGGCGGCGTTCTACGGCTTCGACGAGCACCTGAAGTGGTACCGTCGCCGCGCCGACCTCGACCGGCCGGGCGCCCGCTGGACGCTCCGGCACGTCCTCGAAACCCGACTGCGCCTGCTGGCGCCGTTCACGCCGTTCCTGGCGAACGAACTCCACGAGGAGCTGACGGGTACGGCCGCCGAGGACGCGCCGTGGCCCGAGGTCGACGAGGGCCTGCAGGCCCCCGACCTGGAACTGCAGGAGGCTCGTGTCCAGACGCTCGTCGACGACATCAACGAGGTCGCCGACGTGACCGACACCGACCCCGAGGTCGTCCGCATCTACGCCGCCGCCGACTGGAAGCGGCAGGTGTTCGACGCCGTCCGCGAGGTCGGCGCCGACGTGGGTGCGGTGATGAGCGAGGTCATGAGCGACCCCGACCTGCGCGAGCGCGGGAACGAGGTCAACCAGATCGCACAGGACGCCGTCGAGTTCGCCCGCGACTACGACGAGGAGGAACTCGCGGACCTGCTCGCGATGGACGAGCGTGCCGCCTACGAGAACGCCGCGCCGTTCCTCGGCCGCGAGTTCGGCGCCGAGGTCGAAGTGTACGCGGAGGACGACGAGGACGTGGTCGACCCCGCGGACCGCGCGGGCAACGCCATCCCGTTCCGGCCGGCGATCCACCTCGAGTAA
- a CDS encoding cold-shock protein — protein MANGTVDFFNDTGGYGFISTEDADDDVFFHMEDVGGPDLEEGEEVEFDIEQADKGPRATNVVRN, from the coding sequence ATGGCAAACGGTACGGTTGATTTCTTCAACGACACAGGCGGCTACGGTTTCATCTCGACTGAGGACGCGGACGACGACGTGTTCTTCCACATGGAAGACGTCGGTGGCCCCGACCTGGAGGAGGGTGAGGAGGTAGAATTCGACATTGAACAGGCCGACAAGGGCCCCCGCGCGACGAACGTCGTCCGCAACTAA